A stretch of Castanea sativa cultivar Marrone di Chiusa Pesio chromosome 2, ASM4071231v1 DNA encodes these proteins:
- the LOC142624989 gene encoding uncharacterized protein LOC142624989: protein MGRVENIEEQGAVQVKKEIREKWMNLDEDSKLEYKKEARENSEKYANLSHNIPRKARKVSLYTRCAPNRVHLMVSNLTERQRFVIREMGFGSMLDLRSIQLNRDFCKWLVEHFDHNSCALDICGRRLPISTKDVEFILGVKSSGVDVSIVASAEEINHICQQHGLNVVGDIPINLLEGKLKEMKTSGKEFVGCFVLFVLGTLLCPTSKPYIKRSFISILLNIDEFKSLNWAKLVLDFLIRGVCKYKKKNRVGVSGCLLFLMLFYFEHVNVETNIEHVSKRPQPRICYWGKKEVNQRMLKLHSIGSFDSPKLFVTQMDGGHETENIPLQTQDINESHAMPSQHEDKPNMGFDEAIRRIEQSITSLKDEMLVMQKTVTNIANNVDTFKNDILLELKKTAREHYGHSNDLNLNDIVDVKKEMKSASPYIIQDTMDDDDTVCAKKESKIESTSPVQDKIKQDDTEHIKEVSKIVSMEEDCSVHIAGQTQSNKKPGSKTPLSHNVDVDMMQLTFPHNVRLNASCVTPSSKPKLTRSQKRSPIVTSQAEVPKVNKRQKIKDSSQESRLGDDEDMNEFEPFTEMEKIICNYIFNKNFEESEVLVSMKYEYGDRAAFNTLLPNQWISSQIINLFVCKMRMEENKYRDMFVWYLPTHFAQKMLEEDGNPTLEWFKKTYRDDDKYMSNLVKCERIFIPMNDNNSHWYLCVVDFAKRIIYILDSLQSRTSEGIRTKNVKAMVRLRDESWSERLRYKLAASLVLSKNNDQRSRIVEIARNIPLQEYFRSLKD from the exons ATGGGGAGAGTGGAAAATATTGAAGAGCAGGGTGCTGTCCAA GTTAAGAAGGAGATTAGAGAAAAGTGGATGAATCTTGATGAAGACTCTAAATTAGAGTACAAGAAGGAAGCACGTGAGAATTCTGAAAAGTATGCTAATTTGTCACATAATATTCCTCGCAAAGCACGTAAA GTTTCATTATATACTCGGTGTGCCCCAAATCGTgttcatttgatggtttcaaATTTAACTGAAAGACAAAGATTTGTTATTCGAGAAATGGGATTTGGTAGTATGTTGGATTTAAGGTCTATACAGTTGAATAGAGATTTTTGCAAATGGTTAGTTGAACATTTTGACCACAATTCTTGTGCATTGGATATTTGTGGAAGGAGGTTACCAATATCCACTAAAGATGTAGAATTTATTCTAGGAGTAAAATCAAGTGGGGTAGATGTGTCTATTGTTGCAAGCGCTGAAGAGATAAATCATATATGCCAACAACATGGATTAAATGTGGTAGGGGATATACCAATTAACCTCTTAGAGGGTAAGCTGAAGGAGATGAAAACATCAGGAAAAGAATTTGTTGGTTGTTTTGTGCTGTTTGTATTGGGTACTTTATTATGTCCCACTTCTAAACCTTATATCAAACGGTCCTTTATCTCAATTCTCCTTAATATTGATGAGTTCAAAAGCTTGAATTGGGCGAAGTTGGTGTTGGATTTTCTTATTCGAGGTGTgtgcaaatataaaaaaaagaatcgTGTTGGCGTTAGTGGTTGCTTGCTATTTTTAATG ttgttttattttgagCATGTCAATGTTGAAACGAATATTGAACATGTGTCCAAACGACCTCAACCACGTATCTGTTattgggggaaaaaagaagTTAACCAAAGGATGCTTAAATTACATTCAATTGGAAGTTTTGACAGTCCTAAG TTGTTTGTAACACAAATGGATGGTGGGCATGAGACAGAAAATATTCCACTACAGACACAAGATATTAATGAATCTCATGCTATGCCATCTCAACATGAAGACAAGCCAAATATG GGTTTTGATGAAGCAATTCGTAGAATTGAGCAATCAATAACAAGTCTTAAAGATGAAATGCTAGTAATGCAGAAAACCGTGACAAATATTGCAAACAATGTGGACACATTTAAGAATGACATTCTTTTGGAGTTAAAGAAAACAGCAAGGGAACACTATGGACATTCCAATGACCTCAACTTAAATGATATTGTAGatgttaaaaaagaaatgaagtcTGCATCTCCATATATAATCCAAGACACAATGGATGACGATGATACAGTATGTGCTAAAAAAGAATCTAAGATAGAGTCTACGTCTCCAGTTCAAgacaaaataaaacaagatgATACAGAGCACATTAAAGAAGTATCTAAGATAGTGTCAATGGAGGAAGACTGTAGTGTTCACATTGCTGGGCAAACTCAATCTAATAAAAAACCTGGCAGCAAAACACCCTTATCTCATAATGTG GATGTGGATATGATGCAATTAACTTTCCCTCATAATGTTCGACTTAATGCATCATGTGTTACACCTTCTAGCAAGCCTAAACTCACTAGATCACAAAAACGCAGCCCAATTGTCACATCACAAGCTGAAGTTCCAAAAGTCAATAAAAggcaaaaaatcaaagattcaTCGCAG GAATCTAGATTGGGTGATGACGAGGATATGAATGAGTTCGAACCATTTACTGAAATGGAGAAGATCATATGTAactacatttttaataaaaattttgaagagag TGAAGTTCTTGTTTCCATGAAATATGAGTATGGTGATCGTGCAGCTTTCAATACCTTGCTCCCTAACCAATGGATAAGCAGTCAG attattaattTGTTCGTTTGCAAGATGAGGATGGAAGAAAACAAATATAGAGACATGTTTGTGTGGTATTTGCCAACGCATTTTGCT caaaaaatgCTTGAAGAAGATGGCAATCCCACACTAGAATGGTTTAAAAAGACATATAGGGACGATGACAAGTATATGTCAAATTTGGTGAAGTGTGAACGG ATTTTTATCCCTATGAATGACAATAATAGTCATTGGTACTTATGTGTCGTTGATTTTgcaaaaagaattatatatatactggACTCTTTGCAAAGTAGAACTAGTGAAGGCATTCGAACAAAAAATGTTAAAGCTATG gtACGATTGCGGGAT GAGAGTTGGTCGGAACGTTTACGGTACAAGTTGGCAGCAAGTCTAGTGCTTTCAAAGAATAATGATCAACGTTCAAGAATTGTTGAAATTGCTAGAAACATTCCACTACAGGAATATTTTCGGTCACTCAAAGATTAG
- the LOC142624991 gene encoding uncharacterized protein LOC142624991, with amino-acid sequence MEKPNSSNALVCELINKGTREWNINNLNSWFLPEDREAILGIPLSSSNTPDRLVWAENRSGKFTDKSAYALALEEKVLNTRADCLDESARRILWKTIWQLKIPQKIKHFAWKAARDILATKYNLAKRKITPNGIRDLCGQNEETVIWKDRNDLRVGGKGKMGSMIVRNAIYLVEEFWLANEEKTEHHVEPVPLASWQPPSQGYYKVNTNGAVFSNRKQAGAGVVIKDGDGEVFAALSKKWKSPLSAIEAEAKALEAGVNFAREVGIRK; translated from the exons aTGGAAAAGCCTAATTCATCTAATGCTCTGGTTTGTGAGCTCATAAACAAAGGAACAAGGGAGTGGAATATTAATAATCTAAACAGTTGGTTCTTACCCGAAGATAGGGAAGCTATCCTGGGCATCCCGTTGAGCTCAAGCAACACTCCTGATAGACTAGTTTGGGCCGAGAATAGAAGTGGGAAATTCACTGACAAAAGTGCTTATGCACTAGCATTGGAGGAGAAGGTGCTCAACACTAGGGCTGACTGCTTGGATGAATCAGCAAGGAGGATACTATGGAAGACCATCTGGCAACTGAAAATCCCACAGAAAATAAAGCATTTTGCATGGAAGGCAGCTCGAGACATTCTAGCCACAAAATATAATTTGGCGAAGCGGAAAATCACACCAAATGGAATACGCGATCTATGTGGTCAAAATGAGGAAACG GTCATATGGAAGGATAGGAATGACCTTCGGGTGGGAGGTAAAGGAAAAATGGGTAGTATGATCGTGCGGAACGCCATATACCTGGTGGAGGAATTTTGGCTCGCAAATGAAGAAAAAACAGAGCATCACGTGGAACCCGTACCTCTAGCCTCATGGCAGCCGCCTAGTCAAGGGTACTACAAGGTTAATACTAATGGTGCGGTTTTCTCGAACAGGAAGCAAGCAGGAGCTGGTGTGGTCATCAAAGATGGAGACGGGGAAGTGTTCGCAGCCCTAAGCAAGAAGTGGAAGAGCCCTTTGAGTGCAATAGAAGCTGAAGCAAAAGCCTTGGAAGCCGGGGTCAATTTTGCCAGGGAGGTTGGAATTAGAAAGTAG